ACTGAACGAGGGTGACGTCCTCTTCGTCGACGAGATCCACCGGATGTCGCGGCCCGCCGAGGAGATGCTGTACCTCGCGATGGAGGACTTCCGCGTCGACGTGATCATCGGCAAGGGGCCCGGCGCGACCTCGATCCCGCTGGAGATCCCGCCGTTCACCCTGGTCGGCGCCACCACCCGGGCGGGGTTGCTGCCCGGCCCGTTGCGCGACCGCTTCGGGTTCACCGGCCACCTGGAGTTCTACGCCGCCGACGAGCTCGACCAGATCGTCCAGCGTTCGGCGGGCCTGCTGGACGTGGAGACGCGTCCCGACGGCACCGCCGAGATCGCGTCGCGCTCGCGGGGGACACCGCGCATCGCGAACCGGCTGCTCCGCAGGGTTCGCGACTACGCGCAGGTGCGGGCCGACGGGGTCGTGACCCGGGATGTCGCCCGCCGCGCGCTGGACCTGTTCGAGGTCGACGAGTCCGGGCTCGACCGACTGGACCGCGCCGTGCTGGACGCCCTGTGCCGCCGGTTCGGCGGGGGACCCGTGGGGCTCTCCACCCTCGCGGTCGCCGTGGGCGAGGAGCGCGAGACGGTGGAGGAGGTCGCCGAGCCGTTCCTGGTCCGCCACGGCATGCTCGCCCGTACGCCGCGCGGCCGGGTCGCCACCCCGGCGGCCTGGACCCACCTGGGCCTGAGCGTCCCCGCGGCTGCGCCGTTCTCGGACGAGGGCACGCTGTTCGGGGGCTCCTGACCGCGCCGGTCACGTCGAGCGCGACCCGCGCGACGTGACCGGGGGCACGTTCGAGCGGTACCGGCCGTTACACTTCTGCGGCGGTAGAGATGTAGCGCCCCGCGCCGTGCACCGCCCCCTGATCTGTAGTCGAACCGAGAGCTCTCACCGTGGACCCAGCAATTCAGTTCGTGGTGTTCCTGGTTGCCCTGATCGGGCTCTGGTTCGTGATGACCAGGAACACCCGCGCCCAGCAGCGTCGGGTGGCCGAATTGCAGGCCGAGATCAAGATCGGCGACGAAGTGATCATCACCGCGGGTATCTTCGGCACGGTTCGCGAGGTCAACGACGACCGCGTGGAGCTGGAGATCGCCGAGGGCACCGTGATCACGGTCGCCCGTCAGGTCGTCGTACGGCGTGTGCCGGAGTCCGAAGCAGCACCCGCCGACGAGCACCCCGAAGACTGAGGAGACGCAGGACCGTGGCTAAGAAGACGTACCGACCGGGGCGGAACCTGGTCATCTTCTTCCTGGGAGTCGGCGTGCTCTACGGGTTGGTCGCCCTGGGCGGCAACTGGAAACCCGAGCTCGGCCTCGACCTCCAGGGCGGCACGCGGATCACGCTGATCGCGACCGGCGACGTCAAGAAGTCGAGCCTCAACGAGGCCCGCAAGATCATCGACCAGCGCGTCAACGCCTCGGGTGTCGCGGAGTCCGAGGTCACCACCCAGGGCAGTAAGTTCATCGTCGTGGAGATCCCGGGCAAGACCAAGCGCGACCTGGTGGAGACCGTGAAGCGTCAGGCGCAGCTCCGGTTCCGTCTCGTCGCCGGCTACCAGCCCGGTGTGCAGACCACGGTGACCACGCCGACCCCGTCGTCGACCACGGCGCCGACCGGGTCGCCGACGGCCAAGCCGTCCTCGACCCCGTCGGCCAAGCCGTCGGGCACCCCGACCAGCACGGCGACCAAGTCCGGTGCCGCGCAGCGCCCCGCGCCGTTCGTCCGTCAGGCCGACCCGACCCCGACCCCGACGCCAACGCCGTCGGGCAAGTCGTCCCCGTCGATCCTCGACGCGGCACTGCCGTCCACCAAGGGTCAGACCCTCGACCAGACCATCGCGTGGGCGGCGAGCCCGCCGGAGGCCTGGACCACCAAGTTCTCGACCTTCGAGTGCCCCAAGGCCGGCGTCCTGCAGCCGGTCGACAACCCCGACCAGCCGCTGATCACCTGCGACGAGGACGGTGGGCGTTACCTGCTCACCAAGGCTGTGATCGAGGGCACCTCGCTCAAGACCGCCTCGGCCGGCATCCCGCAGGGCGAGCTGGAGTGGACCGTCAACCTGACCCTGAGCAACAAGGTCGGAGCGGTCTCGGACTTCACCAAGATCAGCCAGAAGCTGCTCGACAACAAGAACGCCTCGGCGATGCCGACCCAGTTCGCGATCGTGCTGGACGGCCAGGTGCTCTCCGCGCCGCAGTTCACCGGCGTGATCACCGACGGCAAGCCGCAGATCACCGGTGACTTCACCGAGAGCACCGCGAAGTCGTTGGCGAACTCGCTCAAGTTCGGATCCCTGCCGGTCGCGTTCGAGAAGGACCCGTCCTCGGAGACGATCGGGCCCTCGCTCGCCGGTGACCAGCTGAGCACCGGTCTCCTGGCCGGAGCGATCGGTCTGTTCGCGGTGATGATCTACTGCCTCATCTACTACCGCGGCCTCGGCCTGGTGGTGCTGGCCTCGCTGGCACTGGCTGCGGCGATCACGTACTCGATGGTGCTGCTGCTCAGCAAGACGGCTGGCTTCACGCTGACCCTGCCGGGTATCGCAGGTCTGATCATCGGCGTCGGTGTCACCGCCGACTCCTTCGTCATCTTCTTCGAGCGCATCCGTGACGAGATGCGCGAGGGCCGCTCGATGCGGGTGGCCGTGGAGACCGGCTGGAAGCGTGCGCGCCAGACGCGGATGGCGGCCAACGTGGTCTCGCTGCTGTCGGCCGGCGTGCTCTACATCTTCGCCACCGGCGTCGTGAAGGGCTTCGGTTTCGCCCTCGGCCTCTCGACCGCGATCGACCTCGCGGTGCTCTTCTGGTTCACCAAGCCCGCGGTGTCCTACCTGGCCCGCTTCAAGTTCTTCAACGGCGGTGGTGAGCTGTCCGGGCTCAGCGCCAACACCCTGGGCATGGACGCCATCGGCGCCGGTACGCACGCAGGAGGTAAGGCCTGATGGGCAAGTTCTCACGACTCGGCAACGAGCTCTACAGCGGTCACCGGTCCATCGACTTCGTCACCAAGCGGGCGCCTTGGTACCTCGCCACGGCGGTCATTGTCGGAGCCTGCGTCGCGATCATCGCGATCAAGGGCCTCGCCTTCGGTATCGAGTTCACCGGCGGCACCCAGTACCGCATCGAGAAGCTCGAGACCGTCCCGGACTCCCAGGCCCGCGCCGACGACGTGCGGCAGGACATCATCGACCTGAACATCGAGGAGGCCGGTCTCCCGACCGTCACCACGGCGGGCAGCAGCGTGCTGGTCGTCGAGCTCGAGTCGGTCTCCAACGAGGACGGCCAGCGGATCATCGACGTGATCCAGAAGGACACCGGCGCGAGTGTCGGGGACATCTCGGAGTCCGACATCGGCGCGAGCTGGGGTCGTGAGGTCGCCCAACGCGCCGGTCTCGGCGTCGCGGTCTTCCTGCTGCTCGTCGTGCTCTTCATCTGGATGTACTTCCGCGAGTGGAAGATGTCGGTCGCAGCGTTCGTCGCCCTGGCGCACGACATCACCATCACCATCGGCATCTACGCGCTCTCCGGCTTCCCGGTGACGCCGGCTGCGGTCACGGGTCTGCTCGCGATCCTCGGCTTCTCGATGTACGACACGGTCGTCGTCTTCGACAAGATCCGTGAGAACACCCGGCAGCTCTCGCAGAGCCGTCTCTCCTACGCGCAGGCGACGAACCTGGCCGTCAACCAGACGCTGGTGCGCTCGATCAACACCTCGATCGTCGCGCTGATCCCGATCGGCTCGATCCTCGCGGTGAGTGCCATCAAGCTCGGCGAGAGCTCGCTGCAGGACCTCGCGCTCGCGCAGTTCGTGGGTATGGCGGTCGGCGTGTACTCCTCGGTGTTCCTCGCGCCCCGGGTGCTGGTGCACCTGAAGTCGCTGGAGCCGGAGGTGCAGGCCGGCGACCGCCGCGCCCTGGCGCGCGCCCGTCGCGACGTCGACCGGTACGCCAACGTGCCGGCGTTCACCGAGGACATGCCGATCTCGGCGGACCCCGACGGTGGTGACGAGCCCGGCGACGGTGACGACGGGGTGGGAAGCGGGGAGCGCGCGCAGTTCCGCGCCCCCATCGCCCGGCCCACGGCATCGGGGTCCGGTCGGGTCGTGCCCGACCCCAAGGCACCGGTGTCGCAGTCCGGTTCTGCGAACCGACCGCAGCCGAGCAAGCAGCCTCGCTCCAAGCGCGGCAAGTGAACCCCCCAAGGAAGTCGGCACGATGAGTCGCGGATCCGTCGAGGGTTACCTGGACACGCTGATCCGCGACATCCCGGACTTCCCGAAGACGGGAGTGCTGTTCAAGGACATCACCCCGCTGCTGGCCGACCACGACGGTTTCACCGCGATCATCGAGGCACTGGCCGATGCCGGGCGCGACGCGTCCGGCACGACCGTCGTCGACAAGGTGATCGGGATGGAGGCGCGCGGCTTCATCCTCGCCGCTCCGGTGGCGCTGGCGCTCGGCGTCGGGTTCGTGCCGGTGCGCAAGGCCGGCAAGCTGCCGGCCGAGTGCTACACCGTCAGCTACGAGCTGGAGTACGGCGAGGCCACCCTGGAGATGCACACCGACGCGCTAACGCCGGGGGAGCGGGTCCTGCTCGTCGACGACGTGCTCGCCCACCGGAGGCACTGCGGCGGCGACCCAGAAGATGGTCGGGTACGCCGAGGCCGAGGTGACCGCGCTCGCCGTCCTGATGGAGCTGTCGTTCCTGCACGGACGCAACGCCCTCGGTCCGACGCCGTTGCACGCACTCCGCACGCTGTGACTCCGCCTGCCCACTAGACTCGGTTCATGGCGGAGGAACGGGTGGTCTCGGAGACGGAGCCGCTCGCGCCTGCAGTCCCGCCGGTCTCCTCCGGAGTCCCGGTCAGCCTCAGCGGCGGCCGCGGCGTCCGTGCCCGGCTGGCGCGGATCGGCACCAGCAAGCAGACCGGGAACCCCGAGCTGGAGCCGTTGTTCCGCGCCGTGCGGGCGAACCACCCGAAGGCCGACCTGGCACTCCTCGAGCGCGCCTACGCCACGGCCGAGCTCCACCACCGCGGCCAGATGCGCAAGAGCGGGGACCCGTACATCACCCACCCGCTCGCGGTGACCACGATCCTCGCCGACATCGGCATGACCGAGCCGACGCTGGTGGCCTCGCTCCTGCACGACACCGTCGAGGACACGCCGTACACGCTGGACCAGCTCCGCAAGGACTTCGGCGACGAGGTGGCGCTGCTGGTCGACGGCGTGACCAAGCTGGACAAGGTCAAGTACGGCGACTCCGCGCAGTCCGAGACCATCCGCAAGATGATCGTGGCGATGAGCCAGGACATCCGCGTCCTCGTCATCAAGCTCGCCGACCGGCTGCACAACATGCGCACGCTGCGCTACGTCAAGGCCGAGACCCAGGAGCGCAAGTCCCGCGAGACCCTGGAGATCTTCGCGCCGCTGGCCCACCGCCTGGGTATGAACACGATCAAGTGGGAGCTCGAGGACCTGGCCTTCGCCACCCTGCACCCCAAGATCTACGACGAGATCGTCCGGATGGTCGCCGAGCGCTCGCCCTCGCGCGACCAGTTCATGCGCCAGGTCATCGAGGTCGTCGAGACCGACCTGAAGGCCGCGAAGATCAAGGCCCGCGTCACTGGTCGGCCGAAGCACTACTACTCGATCTACCAGAAGATGATCCACGGGGGCCGCGAGTTCACCGACATCTACGACCTGGTCGGCATCCGGATCCTCGTCGACAGCGACCCGGACTGCTACGGCGTCCTCGGTGTGCTGCACAACCGCTGGAACCCGATCCCGGGACGCTTCAAGGACTTCGTGGCGATGCCGAAGTTCAACATGTACCAGTCCCTGCACACCACGGTGATCGGCCCCGAGGGCAAGGCCGTCGAGATGCAGGTGCGGACCTTCTCCATGCACCGCCGCGCCGAGTACGGCGTCGCAGCGCACTGGAAGTACAAGGAGGACACCCGCGCCGGGGTGGACACCGACAAGTCGTTGGCCGACACCGCTTCGCAGGACATGCCCTGGGTGCGGCAGCTGCTCGACTGGCAGAACGAGGTCGAGGACCCGGGCGAGTTCCTGGAGTCGCTGCGCTTCGAGATCAACGCCGCCGAGGTGTACGTCTTCACCCCGCGCGGAGACGTGATCGGGCTGCCGATCGGCTCGACGGCGATCGACTTCGCCTACGCGGTCCACACCGAGGTCGGCCACCACACCATCGGTGCCCGGGTGAATGGTCGCCTCGTCCCGCTGGAGTCCAAGCTCGAGCACGGCGACGTCGTCGAGGTCTTCACGTCCAAGTCGCCGAACGCCGGTCCGAGCCGCGACTGGCTCGGCTTCGTGAAGTCGCCCCGCGCCCGCAGCAAGATCCGGCACTGGTTCACCAAGGAGCGCCGCGAAGAGGCGATCGAGCACGGCAAGGACGACATCGCCCGTCTGATGCGCAAGGAGGGTGTCTCCCTCAAGCGCGTGATGACGCACGAGTCGCTGACCCAGGTCGCCAACGAGTTCCGGCTCGCCGACGTCTCCGCCCTGTACGCCGCCGTGGGGGAGGGCAACCTCGGCGCCCAGGCCGTCGTCCGCAAGGTCATGGAGATCTTCGGTGGCGCCGAGGGAGCCGCTGAGGACCTCGCCGAGGCCGTGACGATCACCCGGCCACGGCGTGCCCCCAAGGTCACCGGCGACTCCGGTGTCATCGTCACCGGGATGACCGGCGACGTCCTGGTCAAGCTGGCCAAGTGCTGTACGCCGGTGCCCGGCGACGACATCCTCGGCTTCGTCACCCGTGGAGCCGGCGTCTCCGTGCACCGCAAGGACTGCACCAACGCCAAGGACCTGCTGTCCCAGCCCGAGCGTCTCGTCGACATCGAGTGGGCCCCCACCTCGTCAAGCACCTTCCTCGTCCAGATCATGGTCGAGGCCCTCGACCGCGCCCGCCTCCTCAGCGACATCACCCTGGTGCTGTCAGACCAGCACGTGAACATCCTCAGCGCCTCGTTGAACACCACTCGCGACCGCGTCGCCAAAAGCAAGTTCACCTTCGAGATGGGCGACCCCAAGCACCTCGGCGCAATC
The DNA window shown above is from Marmoricola sp. OAE513 and carries:
- the ruvB gene encoding Holliday junction branch migration DNA helicase RuvB, with translation MSADADERAVEAALRPRTLDEVVGQERVREQLSLVLEAARSRARTSDHVLLSGPPGLGKTTLAMIIAAEMSAPLRLTSGPAITHAGDLAAILSGLNEGDVLFVDEIHRMSRPAEEMLYLAMEDFRVDVIIGKGPGATSIPLEIPPFTLVGATTRAGLLPGPLRDRFGFTGHLEFYAADELDQIVQRSAGLLDVETRPDGTAEIASRSRGTPRIANRLLRRVRDYAQVRADGVVTRDVARRALDLFEVDESGLDRLDRAVLDALCRRFGGGPVGLSTLAVAVGEERETVEEVAEPFLVRHGMLARTPRGRVATPAAWTHLGLSVPAAAPFSDEGTLFGGS
- the secF gene encoding protein translocase subunit SecF translates to MGKFSRLGNELYSGHRSIDFVTKRAPWYLATAVIVGACVAIIAIKGLAFGIEFTGGTQYRIEKLETVPDSQARADDVRQDIIDLNIEEAGLPTVTTAGSSVLVVELESVSNEDGQRIIDVIQKDTGASVGDISESDIGASWGREVAQRAGLGVAVFLLLVVLFIWMYFREWKMSVAAFVALAHDITITIGIYALSGFPVTPAAVTGLLAILGFSMYDTVVVFDKIRENTRQLSQSRLSYAQATNLAVNQTLVRSINTSIVALIPIGSILAVSAIKLGESSLQDLALAQFVGMAVGVYSSVFLAPRVLVHLKSLEPEVQAGDRRALARARRDVDRYANVPAFTEDMPISADPDGGDEPGDGDDGVGSGERAQFRAPIARPTASGSGRVVPDPKAPVSQSGSANRPQPSKQPRSKRGK
- a CDS encoding bifunctional (p)ppGpp synthetase/guanosine-3',5'-bis(diphosphate) 3'-pyrophosphohydrolase, which encodes MAEERVVSETEPLAPAVPPVSSGVPVSLSGGRGVRARLARIGTSKQTGNPELEPLFRAVRANHPKADLALLERAYATAELHHRGQMRKSGDPYITHPLAVTTILADIGMTEPTLVASLLHDTVEDTPYTLDQLRKDFGDEVALLVDGVTKLDKVKYGDSAQSETIRKMIVAMSQDIRVLVIKLADRLHNMRTLRYVKAETQERKSRETLEIFAPLAHRLGMNTIKWELEDLAFATLHPKIYDEIVRMVAERSPSRDQFMRQVIEVVETDLKAAKIKARVTGRPKHYYSIYQKMIHGGREFTDIYDLVGIRILVDSDPDCYGVLGVLHNRWNPIPGRFKDFVAMPKFNMYQSLHTTVIGPEGKAVEMQVRTFSMHRRAEYGVAAHWKYKEDTRAGVDTDKSLADTASQDMPWVRQLLDWQNEVEDPGEFLESLRFEINAAEVYVFTPRGDVIGLPIGSTAIDFAYAVHTEVGHHTIGARVNGRLVPLESKLEHGDVVEVFTSKSPNAGPSRDWLGFVKSPRARSKIRHWFTKERREEAIEHGKDDIARLMRKEGVSLKRVMTHESLTQVANEFRLADVSALYAAVGEGNLGAQAVVRKVMEIFGGAEGAAEDLAEAVTITRPRRAPKVTGDSGVIVTGMTGDVLVKLAKCCTPVPGDDILGFVTRGAGVSVHRKDCTNAKDLLSQPERLVDIEWAPTSSSTFLVQIMVEALDRARLLSDITLVLSDQHVNILSASLNTTRDRVAKSKFTFEMGDPKHLGAILKAVRSIDGVFDAYRVTH
- the yajC gene encoding preprotein translocase subunit YajC; translated protein: MDPAIQFVVFLVALIGLWFVMTRNTRAQQRRVAELQAEIKIGDEVIITAGIFGTVREVNDDRVELEIAEGTVITVARQVVVRRVPESEAAPADEHPED
- the secD gene encoding protein translocase subunit SecD, with translation MAKKTYRPGRNLVIFFLGVGVLYGLVALGGNWKPELGLDLQGGTRITLIATGDVKKSSLNEARKIIDQRVNASGVAESEVTTQGSKFIVVEIPGKTKRDLVETVKRQAQLRFRLVAGYQPGVQTTVTTPTPSSTTAPTGSPTAKPSSTPSAKPSGTPTSTATKSGAAQRPAPFVRQADPTPTPTPTPSGKSSPSILDAALPSTKGQTLDQTIAWAASPPEAWTTKFSTFECPKAGVLQPVDNPDQPLITCDEDGGRYLLTKAVIEGTSLKTASAGIPQGELEWTVNLTLSNKVGAVSDFTKISQKLLDNKNASAMPTQFAIVLDGQVLSAPQFTGVITDGKPQITGDFTESTAKSLANSLKFGSLPVAFEKDPSSETIGPSLAGDQLSTGLLAGAIGLFAVMIYCLIYYRGLGLVVLASLALAAAITYSMVLLLSKTAGFTLTLPGIAGLIIGVGVTADSFVIFFERIRDEMREGRSMRVAVETGWKRARQTRMAANVVSLLSAGVLYIFATGVVKGFGFALGLSTAIDLAVLFWFTKPAVSYLARFKFFNGGGELSGLSANTLGMDAIGAGTHAGGKA